The Campylobacter concisus genome contains a region encoding:
- a CDS encoding TonB-dependent siderophore receptor — MNKFRISAVLCFAISALNATDVSLDGISVEDSADDGYRATTSEVGKTNTPILEIPQTVNVVTQQQLKDKKPETLAESLQNVSGVSYGNTTGGIFDSIIKRGFGGGRDGSIMRNGVPASVMHSFNKTVESVEVLKGPASLLYGAQEPGGIINMVTKKPKYDFSNEIWAGIGNRNYWNTGFDTTGPIAESGFAYRFIFDTM, encoded by the coding sequence ATGAATAAATTTCGCATTAGTGCGGTGCTTTGTTTTGCTATTTCTGCTTTAAATGCTACTGATGTAAGCTTGGATGGGATCAGTGTAGAAGATAGCGCAGACGATGGTTACAGAGCCACAACGAGTGAGGTGGGCAAGACAAATACGCCAATTCTTGAGATCCCGCAGACGGTAAACGTTGTAACCCAGCAGCAGCTAAAGGATAAAAAGCCAGAGACCCTAGCTGAGAGCCTTCAAAACGTGAGTGGCGTTAGCTACGGCAACACCACGGGCGGCATCTTTGACTCGATCATAAAAAGGGGATTTGGCGGTGGACGCGACGGCTCGATCATGCGAAACGGGGTGCCTGCTAGCGTCATGCATAGCTTTAACAAAACCGTAGAAAGCGTCGAGGTACTAAAAGGCCCGGCTAGCTTGCTCTACGGCGCGCAAGAACCTGGCGGCATCATAAATATGGTCACCAAAAAGCCAAAATACGACTTCTCAAACGAAATTTGGGCGGGCATCGGCAACCGCAACTACTGGAATACAGGCTTTGACACCACAGGACCTATTGCGGAGAGCGGGTTTGCGTATAGATTTATATTTGATACTATGTAA